One region of Oncorhynchus mykiss isolate Arlee chromosome 8, USDA_OmykA_1.1, whole genome shotgun sequence genomic DNA includes:
- the LOC110529586 gene encoding cardiac phospholamban isoform X1, with product MEKVQHTMRSAIRRASMVVDVPPQAKQNLQELFVNFSLILICLLLIYIIVLLIPM from the exons ATGGAGAAGGTGCAGCACACGATGCGCTCGGCCATCCGCAGGGCCTCCATGGTGGTGGACGTGCCCCCCCAAGCCAAGCAGAACTTGCAGGAGCTCTTTGTCAACTTCAGCCTCATCCTCATCTGCCTGCTGCTCATCTACATCATCGTGTTGTTGAT ACCTATGTAG
- the LOC110529586 gene encoding cardiac phospholamban isoform X2, with amino-acid sequence MEKVQHTMRSAIRRASMVVDVPPQAKQNLQELFVNFSLILICLLLIYIIVLLM; translated from the coding sequence ATGGAGAAGGTGCAGCACACGATGCGCTCGGCCATCCGCAGGGCCTCCATGGTGGTGGACGTGCCCCCCCAAGCCAAGCAGAACTTGCAGGAGCTCTTTGTCAACTTCAGCCTCATCCTCATCTGCCTGCTGCTCATCTACATCATCGTGTTGTTGATGTGA